One region of Osmia lignaria lignaria isolate PbOS001 chromosome 7, iyOsmLign1, whole genome shotgun sequence genomic DNA includes:
- the LOC117604609 gene encoding uncharacterized protein LOC117604609 isoform X1: MNDVMGEASGSISSSNGSDGNCGAGSSNGNTSNNNNNNNNSNNVKASTIGANGGERISAAVTKVLQGYDWTLVPVATKGSGDKRAAHVKRPMNAFMVWAQAARRILADQYPQLHNAELSKTLGKLWRLLSDNDKKPFIEEADRLRVIHKREHPDYKYQPRRRNQNRTSGRESSPSRNQSNASFNVSRSLKQEDASPRGAQGPNSPQSGISLSPPTTPNHGLSPPTPPTTPRGQHYANQAAHQSQQQNNNVYQQQQQDLAIASSSESPHQHHQQQQQQQSNVDFRYIDVGEGLPIEEGQLNGLGSLGGVGLNISLNPQECEVESSELDQYLRPQVPSMHVPPSASTASQWIFNRYDEEIERPNKRHCSEQTIAEASWEDRPPQEIVRYHELQPPLPPMQYISSSHNPHYSHATTQMSHPHVSPSYAQYQRYVPGIESWPHYM; this comes from the exons ATGAACGACGTCATGGGAGAGGCATCCGGTTCGATTTCGTCGAGCAACGGTAGCGACGGTAACTGCGGTGCCGGCTCCAGCAACGGTAACACcagcaacaacaataacaacaacaataacagtAACAACGTGAAAGCGTCGACGATCGGCGCTAACGGAGGCGAGAGGATCAGCGCGGCGGTCACCAAAGTTCTTCAGGGATACGACTGGACTCTGGTACCTGTTGCTACCAA GGGTTCCGGCGACAAAAGAGCGGCGCACGTGAAAAGGCCGATGAACGCGTTTATGGTATGGGCCCAGGCTGCCAGACGAATACTCGCCGACCAATATCCTCAACTTCACAACGCGGAGCTGTCCAAGACCTTAGGGAAACTTTGGCG ATTGCTGTCGGACAACGACAAGAAACCGTTCATCGAGGAGGCGGATCGTCTTCGCGTGATCCACAAGCGCGAGCATCCGGATTATAAGTATCAGCCCCGACGGCGGAATCAGAATCGAACGTCGGGCAGGGAGAGTTCGCCATCGAGGAATCAAAGCAACGCGAGCTTCAACGTGTCCAGGTCGTTGAAGCAGGAGGACGCGAGTCCGAGGGGCGCGCAAGGGCCTAATTCGCCTCAAAGCGGGATCAGCCTGTCCCCTCCGACCACTCCGAATCACGGACTTTCACCGCCGACTCCTCCCACCACTCCCCGTGGTCAACACTACGCGAATCAG GCCGCCCATCAGTCGCAACAACAGAACAACAACGTCTACCAACAGCAGCAACAGGATCTCGCGATCGCATCCTCCAGCGAGTCTCCGCATCAGCATcatcagcaacagcagcaacagcaatcAAACGTCGATTTTCGGTACATAGATGTTGGCGAGGGGCTACCGATCGAAGAGGGTCAATTGAACGGGCTCGGATCTCTTGGCGGGGTCGGTCTAAATATTTCGTTGAACCCTCAGGAATGCGAGGTCGAGAGCAGCGAGCTGGACCAGTACCTCCGACCTCAAGTGCCATCGATGCACGTGCCTCCTTCGGCGAGCACCGCGTCTCAGTGGATTTTCAACAG ATACGACGAGGAAATCGAGAGGCCGAACAAACGACATTGCTCGGAGCAGACGATCGCCGAGGCTTCTTGGGAAGACAGACCGCCACAGGAGATAGTCCGTTACCACGAACTGCAACCACCCCTTCCTCCCATGCAATACATATCCTCTTCTCACAATCCTCACTACTCGCACGCGACCACGCAGATGAGCCATCCCCACGTGTCTCCATCGTACGCGCAGTACCAACGTTACGTACCTGGTATCGAGAGTTGGCCTCACTACATGTAG
- the LOC117604609 gene encoding uncharacterized protein LOC117604609 isoform X2, with protein sequence MNDVMGEASGSISSSNGSDGNCGAGSSNGNTSNNNNNNNNSNNVKASTIGANGGERISAAVTKVLQGYDWTLVPVATKAAHVKRPMNAFMVWAQAARRILADQYPQLHNAELSKTLGKLWRLLSDNDKKPFIEEADRLRVIHKREHPDYKYQPRRRNQNRTSGRESSPSRNQSNASFNVSRSLKQEDASPRGAQGPNSPQSGISLSPPTTPNHGLSPPTPPTTPRGQHYANQAAHQSQQQNNNVYQQQQQDLAIASSSESPHQHHQQQQQQQSNVDFRYIDVGEGLPIEEGQLNGLGSLGGVGLNISLNPQECEVESSELDQYLRPQVPSMHVPPSASTASQWIFNRYDEEIERPNKRHCSEQTIAEASWEDRPPQEIVRYHELQPPLPPMQYISSSHNPHYSHATTQMSHPHVSPSYAQYQRYVPGIESWPHYM encoded by the exons ATGAACGACGTCATGGGAGAGGCATCCGGTTCGATTTCGTCGAGCAACGGTAGCGACGGTAACTGCGGTGCCGGCTCCAGCAACGGTAACACcagcaacaacaataacaacaacaataacagtAACAACGTGAAAGCGTCGACGATCGGCGCTAACGGAGGCGAGAGGATCAGCGCGGCGGTCACCAAAGTTCTTCAGGGATACGACTGGACTCTGGTACCTGTTGCTACCAA AGCGGCGCACGTGAAAAGGCCGATGAACGCGTTTATGGTATGGGCCCAGGCTGCCAGACGAATACTCGCCGACCAATATCCTCAACTTCACAACGCGGAGCTGTCCAAGACCTTAGGGAAACTTTGGCG ATTGCTGTCGGACAACGACAAGAAACCGTTCATCGAGGAGGCGGATCGTCTTCGCGTGATCCACAAGCGCGAGCATCCGGATTATAAGTATCAGCCCCGACGGCGGAATCAGAATCGAACGTCGGGCAGGGAGAGTTCGCCATCGAGGAATCAAAGCAACGCGAGCTTCAACGTGTCCAGGTCGTTGAAGCAGGAGGACGCGAGTCCGAGGGGCGCGCAAGGGCCTAATTCGCCTCAAAGCGGGATCAGCCTGTCCCCTCCGACCACTCCGAATCACGGACTTTCACCGCCGACTCCTCCCACCACTCCCCGTGGTCAACACTACGCGAATCAG GCCGCCCATCAGTCGCAACAACAGAACAACAACGTCTACCAACAGCAGCAACAGGATCTCGCGATCGCATCCTCCAGCGAGTCTCCGCATCAGCATcatcagcaacagcagcaacagcaatcAAACGTCGATTTTCGGTACATAGATGTTGGCGAGGGGCTACCGATCGAAGAGGGTCAATTGAACGGGCTCGGATCTCTTGGCGGGGTCGGTCTAAATATTTCGTTGAACCCTCAGGAATGCGAGGTCGAGAGCAGCGAGCTGGACCAGTACCTCCGACCTCAAGTGCCATCGATGCACGTGCCTCCTTCGGCGAGCACCGCGTCTCAGTGGATTTTCAACAG ATACGACGAGGAAATCGAGAGGCCGAACAAACGACATTGCTCGGAGCAGACGATCGCCGAGGCTTCTTGGGAAGACAGACCGCCACAGGAGATAGTCCGTTACCACGAACTGCAACCACCCCTTCCTCCCATGCAATACATATCCTCTTCTCACAATCCTCACTACTCGCACGCGACCACGCAGATGAGCCATCCCCACGTGTCTCCATCGTACGCGCAGTACCAACGTTACGTACCTGGTATCGAGAGTTGGCCTCACTACATGTAG